TTGTTGCTCCTCCTGGTTCAGCAAGGCCCGCTTATCCCCTCCTGGGTTGTAGCGGTGCTTATCGATGAGCCCCTGGGGTCCCTCGGCGTTGTAGCGCCGGATGAGCTTGTAGACCCAGTTCTGGCTAAACCCGGTGGCCTGGCTCACTGCCCGGGTGCTGGGGCGGTTCTCCCGGGTCTGCTGGGCGTACAACCAGATCACCTGCCAGCGGGTCTTCTCCTTGGCATCCTTGCAGCTACGGTAGCGCTGTTCGAGTTCTTCCAGGCTCAGGTGGGCGTGTAGGGCTATGGCTTTGCTTGGCATGAGTTATTATCTACATAGATTTGGTATTAGGGCAAGTTTTTCAGCTAATCGCTTCCCTTTATGCCGACCTCGCCGACAAAGTAGCAAAACCCCCCTTAACTGGCCCTGAACAGCGGATTAACGCCCAGGCAAAAACACAGCCCCCGGAGGGTCTTCCGCCGGGGGCTTGGTAGGCAGGGCCTCAAGGCTTCTGGGAGAGATCCAGCATCCCCTTCCCCACCTCCTGCGGGGGGAAGGGCAGGGGCTGGGCGTTCTCCTCCAGGCGCTGCTGGAGCTGGGCCGGGGTGAGGTTCGGCTGGGCCGAAAGCCACAGGGCCATGGCCCCAGCCACCAGGGGGGTGGCGAAGGAGGTGCCGGTGCATTGGCCCTGCCCTCTCCCGGGGGTCACGCACTCCAGGGCGGTGCCCGGGGCCGAGAGGTCCACGTAGGCCCCGCGGGTGCTGTAGGGGGCCGGGCTGAGGTTCCTATCCAGCGCCCCCACCGCCACCAGCCCCGGCAGGTCAAAAGCAGCAGGATAGTGGGCTGGGCTTCCATAATTCCCCTGGTTGCCCGCAGCCGCGGCCACCGGGATGCCCTGGGAGAGGGCCGCCTCCAGGGCCAGCTTCAGGGCCTCCACCGGGGTGTCGCCCCCCAGGCTCAGGTTGAGAACCGTGGGCCCCTGGCGGTTTTGCACCACCCAGCACACCCCCCGCACCACCCGGCTCGCCCGGCAGAAGCCGTCCTCGTCGCAGACCCGCACCGGCAGAATATCGGCCTGGGGCGCCACCTCTTTCACCAAACCCGCGGCCCCGGTGCCATGGCCGCCGGAGAAGGCGTCCTGGGGCTCGTCGTCCTCCTCCACGAAGTCGTAGCCAGGAAGCTGGGGGATGACGGTATCCACCCCGGTGTCGAGCACCGCCACCCGCACCCCCTGCCCACCCCAACCACGGTTGTGCGCCTGAAGGGCCCCGATGGCCTCACCGCCCCAGCTCCCCAGGCTCCCCAGGCTCCACAGGCTCTCGGGGTCGGCTTTGTAGGCGGGATCCTGGGCTTCCAGCTCCTCCAGCGCGCGCCCCAGAGTCTCCCCGGTATAGCCCAGCTCCGCCAGGGCGAAACCGCAGGCCTGGAGGTCGTCTTTGCGGACCCGGGTAAAGCCAGCGGGCAGGCGCGGGGTCTGGCCCAGTGGCAGCCGCAGCAACACCCTATCGCGGGCCACCTGCCCCAGCACGCTCAGGCTGGCCCGGGCCTCTTGTGTGCCCTTTACCACCCGCACGGTCTGGGGGCCGCCGGCAACATTGGGCACCCAAAAGCGTAGCGTGTTTCCTTCACGCATCGTCACTGTGGCGGGCTCCGTGCCCACAAAAACCTGGGCTCCCTCCGCACTCATCCCGCCCAGCCGGGCCTCCACTTCCTCCCCCAGCGCAGCGCGGCTGGGGGAAAGGCTCAGGCTGGGAGAAGGGGTACATGAGGATAGCAGCAGCAGCAACCAGAACCATTTGTGCATGGGGCACCTCATCGCCGTAAATAACACTATATCCACTCAAGTCCAGCACCCAGGCGGGCATGGCTTAGGGGAGGGTAAGGGTGCCACCACCTACGGTGTAACTGTTGGTTTGAGCGGTAGCCTCCTTGAGATAGTCACCGGCCTGGAAAGCGCTGGGGTTATTGGGGTCGAGGGCGAACAGGTTCTTGTTGCTCAGGATGGCAGAAACCTTAAAGCTGCCCGATCCCGCGGGAGGAGTGTATCCCAGCAAGCTGGAAGCTGAGAGGTCGGGCAGGGTGTAGCTGGTGGCGCTCCCCAGCCAGTTCTTGGTAAGGCTGGCGGTGTAGTAAATCTGGCCCGCAATCTGGAGGTAGATGCGGTAGCCTTGCAGGCCGCTATCGTTCGGGGAAAAGCCGCTTACGTTGGGGTGAGCTGTCTGGTCTACTGTCAAGCTACCCGAAGACCAAGGCGCGGGGAAGCTCAGGTTTGGGCTGCCGGAGCTAAAGATCTGTATGCTCTGGAGCGAGGCGTTGGTAGCATTGGCCTGAACCAGAGCCGCGTAGCGATCCCCGCCGCCAAACCCGCTCACGGGCCGGTAGCTGGTGGGCGAGGCGTTTACCAAACCATCGCCGGTGTTACTCGAGCTCAGGTAGAAAACAAGTGCACCTGAGGAACCCGTATAACCTGTGGGAGGCGTGGGCAGGGTCAGGCTGACCGGAGCAAGCTGGTCGCTGGAGGTTAGGCTGGCGTTGGTGCTGCCCCCGCTAATCACGTTTACGTTTTTGAGCACCTTAGCCACTTTGACGGAACCGCTGTTTTCTAACGTTACCAGAAGGTCCTGCGTAACAGGCTTCAGATTCAACCCGATAGGGACGTTGCCGCTTGCGGACAAACAGCCCGTGCCGTTCACACACACCGAATCCCCACTGGCGAGCAAGCTGGCATCTACGCTCACGTTCACCGTGAAGGAGACAGTAGTGGGAGTGCTGCTGCTACATTCAAGCTTGGGGTTCGGCAGTTCGCTGGCTGTAGCCTGGATCACCTTGACCACCAGGCTGCTGCACCGCACCGCTACGCCGTACTTGGTCTGACCCCCTAGGTTGAAAGTGCCAGTTTTGGAGGCGGTGCCGCTCATGGGAAGAAACTGCCAGCTCCCAGAGTCCACCTGATAGGCAGCCGCGTTGAAGTTACCCATTGGGTCTTCCACGGTGAGGGTGATGCTGCTGGGGGGTGGGGGCGTACCTCCGCCACAGGCGGCCAGTACGAAAGTCAAACCAAGTGCGACAAGCGTCTTGTACTTCAACTTCATTGCTAACCTCCTTATGGATTCCCACGACAGGCAAAAGGCCCGGGAAGCAAAGCCTTGCTGTTTTTCAGGCAGGCTCTGGCCTGCCGTGGGTGGCTGTAGGTTAGCAAAAGGGGTCTTAACGCAGCCTGAACGCCTCCAGGCGGCTGCGGTAACGCTCGGCCAGCACGGTGTAGCGGGCCTCCTCCAAAAGGGCGATGGCTTCCTCCAGGCCAGCCCGCTCCCCGGTCAGTTCGGCCAGGTTGGCCAGCACCGCCGCGGTCAACACCCACTCCTGACCTGCCTTGGCCAGTCGCAAGGCCTCCTGGTAGGCTGCCCTGGCCTCGGCGGGCTGCCCCTGCCGGTGGTAGAGGGCTCCCAGATTGTTCCAGGCCCGCCCCATGGCCTCGAAGTTCCCCACCCTTTCCGCCAGGGCCAGCGACTCCCGGTACAACCGCTCGGCCTCGGCGGGCTGGCCCTGGCGCTCCTTGATTACCCCCAGGTTGAGGTAGAGCCTGGCCCGCAAGCCCTCGCGGGGCCCAATGGCCTCGAGCACCTCGGTAAAAACCTCCTCCCCCTGGCCCAGCTCCACCAGCGCCACCGCCCGGTTACCCAGCGCGCTCAGGTGGCGCACCTCCTCGCCAGCCAGCAAGAAGCGCACCGAGGCCCGGCTAAAAGCCTCGGCCGCTTCCTGGAAGCGGCCCTGACCCAAGAGCATCATGCCCTGTAGGTTGAGGGCCTCGGCCTGGGCGTACGCGCCTCCAGCCTTGGCCCGCTCCGCTTCGGCCTGAGCCTCGGCAAACTGCCCCAAGCGGAAGAGCACCCCAGCCCGCAGAGCGCTTTTGTCGGGGCTATCGGGCAGCTCATCCAGCAGATCGAGGGCTTCCCTGTAGCGGCCCAGCCGCTCCAAAGCCCGCGCCCGCAGCAGGCTGAGTTCAGGGTCGGGGGCCAGCTCGGCCAGCAGCGCCAGCGCTTCCCTGGGCTGCTCCTCCACCTGGGCGCGGGCCAGACGCAGCAGGGCGCTTCGCCCCCGGGAAAAATCGGCCTCCTCCCAGTGGGCTCGAGCCAGCCGGTATAGCGGCGCCGCCTCGGCTAGGGGAAGCTTGCGGGCCAGCTCGAGGGCCACCCTACGGCCTTCGATGGTAGGCGCCACCGTCAGCCGGGGCTGCCCCTGGCTATCCAGCAGTCTACGTCGAATAAGAAAATCCAGGGTTTCCGCACCCAGGCCCAGCAGCTCTACTGCGCGGGAGAGGCCCACCAACTGCACCGCAAAAAAAGCCCGCTGCACCTCGAGGTCAAACCTTTTTAGCTCGGGTTCAGCCTCAAGAACTTCCTCGACACCGGGCAGGGCCCGCGCTTCCTGCAAGAGTGCCAGGGCCTCCTCCTCCCAGCCCAGGCCGTACAGGGCCTCGGCCCGCTCGAGGTGGGCACGCCATAGGGCCAGGGCGATGGCCTCCCGCCGGCTCCAAACCCACTCCTCGAGCTCAGGCGAAAGGCCATCATCCGCACCTTCCAAAAAACGCCCCCGATAAAGCCCCCGGGCTTCCTGCAGACGGCCCTCCTTCAGCAAAGATTCCAATTCCTTTGCGTCACAAGCCGCCTCCGCCCGCAGCACCTCCTCCCCTTCGACGCACACACCTGCCGCGCGAAGCTGGCTCAGGGCCACCGATAAGCTATTCAAGGCATCGCTGGCCCCCGGCCAGAACAGCTCGGTCAGGTGACGACGGGAACGCGGGCCCTCCAGCAGCAGATAGCTCAACAACAGCAAGGGTTTTTTCTTACGCAAGGGCTTTTGCGTATCTAAAAATAGCTCACCCAGTGTTCGCAGCATGTCCTGGCAGGATTATAAATGCAAATAAAAAAACCGGGGTGCACAAAGCACCCCAGCCAATTTTTGCCTTTACTTGGGCTCGTCCGGCACCGGGCCGACCACCCCAGGCGCCACCCACTGCATCTCGTTGAGCTCCTTCACCGTCATCTTGCGCCCAGCGGGCACCCGCAAAACCCCGTTGCGGTCGCGGATGGGGCCGGTGAAGGGGTCCCATTTGGGGTTGGGGCTTTGGATGTCTTTGTAGAGCTCCATCACCCGGTCGTAGACGCTAACCTTCTTGCCGTTCACGGTCATGGTGGCTTTCTTGAGGGCCGCCTCAAATTTGGGGTTGATGGGCATGCCCACCTGGGCCCCGAGCATTACCGCTTTCTCGCGGGCCAGCCACCAGTAGTCTACGTTCTGGAGGTTTTTGGGGGTGTAGGTACCGTTCTGAACCTTCTTCAGGATGTCGATGTAGATCACGCTCCAGTCTACGAGCTGGCCCGAGACCACGTAGTCGGGGGCGTACTTGTACATCGAGTTGTAGTGGCTGAAGCTGGGCACCTTGCGCCGGGCCGCGGTCTGAACGACCGTAGCGGTGTCCTCGGTAAAGGCCAGAACATCGTTGCCCTCGGCCATCAGGGCCTCGGCGGCCTCGCGGGCCTTCACGGGGTCAAACCAGGCGTTGATCCACTTGACATTCACGGTAGCCTTGGGGTTCACCGCCCGCACCCCCAGGGCAAAGGCCGAGATGTGACGCTTAAGCTCGGGGATGGGGAAAGCCGCCACGTAGCCCACCTTGCCGCTCTTGGTGAGGGCACCCGCCATCAGGCCGTTCAGGTAGTAAATCTGGTAGAAATCGGCCATGTAGGTAAGCATGTTGGGGGCCCGCTTGAAGCCGGAGGCATGGGCAAAAATCACCTCGGGATACTTCTTGGCGGCCTCGAGGGTGGGGTCCATGAAGTCGAAGGAGGTGGTGAAGATGACGTTACAACCCCCAGCCACCAGCCGGTCTACCGTAGCCAGGGTATCGGCTGGCTTGACCGACTCCACGTACTGGGTAGTGAGGCCGGGAATGGCCTTCTCGGCGGCCCGGCGAGCCTCGTCGTGTGCAAAGGTCCAGCCCACATCGCCAATAGGGCCTACGTAGATGAAGCAGGCTTTAAGGTTGGCCGGCTGGGCCATCCCAAAACCCAGGGCCAGAGCCATCAAAGCACCCATTAACCAGCTCTTTCTCATACAAACCCCTCCATTTGACCAACCCAACATGCCCTTGTTGGGTTTACCAGCCGTAGCTAGGGCTTTAGCGCTCGCCCCGCCGATAAGGTTTGCCCAACGCTTCAGGGGCGTTGCCCTGCTGCCCACGCAGCCCCGACAAAGCCAGCACAAGTATAACCAGAAGATAGGGCAGGCTGGCAAATACTTCCGAAGGAATGGCCGCCTGGCCCTGGAGCCGGAACTGAAGGTAGTAGAGCAAGCCAAAAAAGATGGCCCCAAACACCGCCCGCACGGGACTCCAACCCACAAAGATTACCAGCGCCACCGCAATCCAGCCCAGCCCGGCGGTCATGCCATCGGTCCAGGAGGGGCGGTAGACCAGCGAGAGGTAGGCACCGGCCAGCCCGGCCAGGGCACCCCCCGCCGCAACCGCCGCATACCGCACCCCCAGCACATTAAGGCCCAGCAGATCGGCTGCTGCCGGGTTCTCCCCCACCGAGCGCAGCGAGAGGCCCAGCCGGGTCGCATAGAACACGAAACTCAGCAAAACTGCCAGCATGATAGCCCCCAGGGTGAAAGGCCACTCGGGGGGCTGGTTAAAGAGCGGCAGCCCCTCGAAGCGCTTACCCAACAGACCGGCCGTGCCCAGGCCCACCATGGTCAGGGCCAGACCCGAGACAAACTGGTTGGCTTGCAGGGTAATGGTTACGAAGCCGTGCAGCATGGCGGCCAGGGCGCCCGCCAGCATGGCCGCCAGCACCGCCAGCCAGAGGTTGCCATCGCCCGCGCTGCCATAGGCCACCGCAAAACCGGCCAGCGCGCCCAGGGCCATCATGCCTTCCACCCCCAGGTTGACCACCCCGGCGCGCTCGTTCAGGATGGCCCCCAGGCAGGCCAGGAGCAAAGGGGTACCAAAGGAAAGGGCTCGAGCGAGGGCGTTGGCGATCTCTTCCATATCTCACAAGACTCCTTTCGTGGATGCTCCGCATTTCAATGCGGAGAGGAAACGAAAGCCGAGCGAAGCTCGGTGCGGGGTCGCCAGCTCGGTGATATGATTCATGCAGGTATGTCCCTCCTCTCCGTAAGGTGCAAACTGATACCGGATGCGAGTACGGCCGAGAAGCTTTCCCGCACGGTGGATCAGTTTGCAGGTGCTTGCAACCACGCCTTGCGGGTGGCGCGTCGGGAGAATGCCTGGGACAAGTTCGCCCTTCAGAAGTTGGTGTACCGCGAACTCC
The Meiothermus cerbereus DSM 11376 genome window above contains:
- a CDS encoding helix-turn-helix domain-containing protein codes for the protein MPSKAIALHAHLSLEELEQRYRSCKDAKEKTRWQVIWLYAQQTRENRPSTRAVSQATGFSQNWVYKLIRRYNAEGPQGLIDKHRYNPGGDKRALLNQEEQQ
- a CDS encoding S8 family peptidase translates to MHKWFWLLLLLSSCTPSPSLSLSPSRAALGEEVEARLGGMSAEGAQVFVGTEPATVTMREGNTLRFWVPNVAGGPQTVRVVKGTQEARASLSVLGQVARDRVLLRLPLGQTPRLPAGFTRVRKDDLQACGFALAELGYTGETLGRALEELEAQDPAYKADPESLWSLGSLGSWGGEAIGALQAHNRGWGGQGVRVAVLDTGVDTVIPQLPGYDFVEEDDEPQDAFSGGHGTGAAGLVKEVAPQADILPVRVCDEDGFCRASRVVRGVCWVVQNRQGPTVLNLSLGGDTPVEALKLALEAALSQGIPVAAAAGNQGNYGSPAHYPAAFDLPGLVAVGALDRNLSPAPYSTRGAYVDLSAPGTALECVTPGRGQGQCTGTSFATPLVAGAMALWLSAQPNLTPAQLQQRLEENAQPLPFPPQEVGKGMLDLSQKP
- a CDS encoding peptidase S8; the encoded protein is MKLKYKTLVALGLTFVLAACGGGTPPPPSSITLTVEDPMGNFNAAAYQVDSGSWQFLPMSGTASKTGTFNLGGQTKYGVAVRCSSLVVKVIQATASELPNPKLECSSSTPTTVSFTVNVSVDASLLASGDSVCVNGTGCLSASGNVPIGLNLKPVTQDLLVTLENSGSVKVAKVLKNVNVISGGSTNASLTSSDQLAPVSLTLPTPPTGYTGSSGALVFYLSSSNTGDGLVNASPTSYRPVSGFGGGDRYAALVQANATNASLQSIQIFSSGSPNLSFPAPWSSGSLTVDQTAHPNVSGFSPNDSGLQGYRIYLQIAGQIYYTASLTKNWLGSATSYTLPDLSASSLLGYTPPAGSGSFKVSAILSNKNLFALDPNNPSAFQAGDYLKEATAQTNSYTVGGGTLTLP
- a CDS encoding tetratricopeptide repeat protein; the encoded protein is MLRTLGELFLDTQKPLRKKKPLLLLSYLLLEGPRSRRHLTELFWPGASDALNSLSVALSQLRAAGVCVEGEEVLRAEAACDAKELESLLKEGRLQEARGLYRGRFLEGADDGLSPELEEWVWSRREAIALALWRAHLERAEALYGLGWEEEALALLQEARALPGVEEVLEAEPELKRFDLEVQRAFFAVQLVGLSRAVELLGLGAETLDFLIRRRLLDSQGQPRLTVAPTIEGRRVALELARKLPLAEAAPLYRLARAHWEEADFSRGRSALLRLARAQVEEQPREALALLAELAPDPELSLLRARALERLGRYREALDLLDELPDSPDKSALRAGVLFRLGQFAEAQAEAERAKAGGAYAQAEALNLQGMMLLGQGRFQEAAEAFSRASVRFLLAGEEVRHLSALGNRAVALVELGQGEEVFTEVLEAIGPREGLRARLYLNLGVIKERQGQPAEAERLYRESLALAERVGNFEAMGRAWNNLGALYHRQGQPAEARAAYQEALRLAKAGQEWVLTAAVLANLAELTGERAGLEEAIALLEEARYTVLAERYRSRLEAFRLR
- a CDS encoding BMP family ABC transporter substrate-binding protein translates to MRKSWLMGALMALALGFGMAQPANLKACFIYVGPIGDVGWTFAHDEARRAAEKAIPGLTTQYVESVKPADTLATVDRLVAGGCNVIFTTSFDFMDPTLEAAKKYPEVIFAHASGFKRAPNMLTYMADFYQIYYLNGLMAGALTKSGKVGYVAAFPIPELKRHISAFALGVRAVNPKATVNVKWINAWFDPVKAREAAEALMAEGNDVLAFTEDTATVVQTAARRKVPSFSHYNSMYKYAPDYVVSGQLVDWSVIYIDILKKVQNGTYTPKNLQNVDYWWLAREKAVMLGAQVGMPINPKFEAALKKATMTVNGKKVSVYDRVMELYKDIQSPNPKWDPFTGPIRDRNGVLRVPAGRKMTVKELNEMQWVAPGVVGPVPDEPK
- a CDS encoding ABC transporter permease, translated to MEEIANALARALSFGTPLLLACLGAILNERAGVVNLGVEGMMALGALAGFAVAYGSAGDGNLWLAVLAAMLAGALAAMLHGFVTITLQANQFVSGLALTMVGLGTAGLLGKRFEGLPLFNQPPEWPFTLGAIMLAVLLSFVFYATRLGLSLRSVGENPAAADLLGLNVLGVRYAAVAAGGALAGLAGAYLSLVYRPSWTDGMTAGLGWIAVALVIFVGWSPVRAVFGAIFFGLLYYLQFRLQGQAAIPSEVFASLPYLLVILVLALSGLRGQQGNAPEALGKPYRRGER